The following proteins are encoded in a genomic region of Rhodoferax aquaticus:
- a CDS encoding ABC transporter permease, with protein sequence MSTINLSIPGKRFVIGVPYTWLIVFFFLPFLILLYISFVDMGNDINPFKPIWDSETGLLSLKYENYWSIFRTAEGGALFKTLYIEAYVRSIWYALCTAILCLAIGYPFAYFIARSKPTVRPALLMMVMLPFWTSFLLRVYAWKGILADQGVINKLLLALHVIEEPIQMLYTDVSMLVGMTYVYLPFMVLPLYANLVKMDFRLLEAAYDLGASPFKAFWLVTVPLSKAGIVAGFMLVFIPSVGEFVIPSLLGGPENVMIGRVVWDEMFTSNNWPRASALAVVMIALIVVPLAIYYNSAGNAAERQN encoded by the coding sequence ATGTCAACCATCAACCTCTCCATTCCTGGAAAACGATTTGTGATCGGTGTGCCATACACCTGGCTGATCGTTTTCTTTTTCTTACCGTTTTTGATATTGCTCTACATCAGTTTTGTAGACATGGGCAATGACATCAATCCGTTCAAGCCCATTTGGGACTCAGAAACCGGTTTGCTAAGCCTGAAGTATGAGAACTACTGGTCTATTTTTCGCACGGCGGAAGGTGGCGCCTTGTTTAAGACGCTGTACATCGAAGCCTACGTGCGCTCTATTTGGTATGCACTGTGTACGGCCATTCTGTGCCTAGCTATTGGCTATCCGTTTGCCTATTTCATCGCTAGGTCTAAGCCGACTGTGCGTCCAGCGCTCTTGATGATGGTGATGTTGCCTTTTTGGACTTCTTTCTTGCTACGTGTCTATGCGTGGAAGGGAATACTTGCCGATCAAGGTGTCATTAACAAGCTGCTTTTGGCGCTGCACGTGATTGAAGAGCCCATCCAAATGTTGTACACCGATGTGTCGATGTTGGTTGGCATGACCTACGTGTACTTACCGTTTATGGTACTTCCGCTGTATGCCAACTTGGTCAAGATGGACTTCCGCTTGCTGGAGGCCGCGTATGACCTAGGTGCATCACCCTTCAAAGCATTTTGGCTGGTCACGGTGCCACTTTCCAAGGCCGGTATTGTGGCCGGATTTATGTTGGTTTTCATCCCGTCGGTGGGTGAGTTTGTGATTCCTTCCCTGCTAGGTGGCCCAGAGAACGTCATGATTGGGCGTGTCGTGTGGGATGAAATGTTCACCAGCAATAACTGGCCACGCGCTAGTGCTTTAGCCGTGGTGATGATTGCCTTGATCGTTGTGCCATTGGCCATCTACTACAACAGCGCCGGTAACGCCGCTGAACGTCAGAACTAA
- a CDS encoding ABC transporter permease: MKRFLEKHFSTLWMAAVFVFLYVPLAFMIVFSFNSTRQDANFTGFSLRWYEALMNDTKIVEGFWLSLKVAATAGLFSAVLGTFAAFVLVRYRRFFGRTVFSGMVNAPLVMPEVVIGLSLLLLMVGAQNVFGWPQRGMLTIIFGHSLLGMAYAMVVVQSRLMEMDRSIEEAAMDLGARPHQVFFLITLPCIAPSILAAYLLTFTLSFDDVVISEFLSGPGVNTLPQVIFGYARRGINPTIYAAATLLIVTVTVVIVSYSLWIARQTRRREREIAAAMRAETAALVQT; this comes from the coding sequence ATGAAACGTTTTTTGGAGAAACACTTCAGCACGCTGTGGATGGCTGCCGTGTTTGTTTTCTTGTATGTGCCGTTGGCGTTCATGATCGTGTTTTCATTCAACAGCACACGACAAGACGCAAACTTCACAGGGTTTTCGCTGCGCTGGTACGAAGCCTTAATGAATGACACCAAAATTGTGGAAGGGTTTTGGTTGTCATTGAAAGTGGCCGCAACAGCCGGGCTTTTTTCGGCGGTTCTGGGAACGTTTGCCGCATTCGTTCTGGTGCGTTATCGACGCTTTTTTGGGCGGACCGTGTTTTCGGGCATGGTTAATGCACCCTTGGTTATGCCTGAGGTGGTGATTGGCCTTTCATTATTGCTACTCATGGTGGGCGCACAAAACGTGTTTGGCTGGCCCCAGCGGGGCATGTTAACGATCATTTTTGGCCATAGCCTCCTTGGCATGGCCTATGCCATGGTGGTGGTGCAATCCCGCCTCATGGAAATGGATAGGTCTATTGAAGAGGCAGCCATGGACTTGGGCGCTCGGCCGCATCAAGTGTTTTTCTTGATCACCTTACCCTGTATCGCTCCTTCCATATTGGCAGCCTACTTGTTGACATTTACCCTCTCGTTTGATGATGTCGTGATCTCAGAGTTCTTGTCGGGCCCAGGTGTTAACACGCTCCCACAAGTGATCTTTGGATATGCACGCCGGGGTATCAACCCCACTATTTATGCAGCTGCCACACTGTTAATCGTCACCGTGACCGTGGTCATTGTGAGCTACAGCCTGTGGATTGCCCGCCAAACACGTAGGCGGGAACGAGAGATAGCAGCGGCAATGCGGGCTGAAACCGCAGCGCTGGTGCAGACCTGA
- a CDS encoding aldehyde dehydrogenase gives MNDMSFDGRALINGERVAAQDGQSFDCISPVDGKTIATIARCGSADIDRAVRAARAAFEDQRWCGLAPAQRKRVMIRFADLLLENADALALTETLDMGKPVKYARAVDVNSAANCLRWYGEAVDKVYDEIAPTGKQALALITREPVGVVGVIVPWNYPMIMAAWKIAPALAAGNSVVLKPSEKSPLTALKLADLALEAGIPAGVFNVVPGFGPEAGSPLALHMDVDCIAFTGSTRVGKQIHVMAGQSNLKRAWTELGGKSPNIVFADCPNLDKAVEAAVGSIFFNQGQSCNAPSRLYVEASIKDQFLEKALKLVPQYKPANPLHKDTVMGALVDKVQMETVLRYIESGKSQGAALIAGGEQVMAESGGCYVAPTIFDGVTAGMTIAREEIFGPVLSVLSFTDAADVVKQANDSVYGLQAGLWTRDINRAHGIARALKAGTVHVNQYDEDDITVPFGGFKQSGVGRDKSLHAFDKYSEIKTTWIRIDSPV, from the coding sequence ATGAATGACATGAGTTTTGATGGCCGCGCATTGATCAACGGAGAGCGCGTAGCTGCGCAAGATGGGCAATCATTTGACTGCATCTCTCCAGTCGATGGAAAAACCATCGCTACGATTGCCCGTTGCGGCTCCGCCGACATAGACCGTGCAGTACGTGCCGCTCGTGCCGCTTTTGAGGACCAGCGTTGGTGTGGGTTGGCTCCGGCGCAGCGTAAGCGCGTCATGATCCGCTTTGCCGATCTGCTTCTGGAAAATGCGGATGCACTTGCATTGACAGAGACGCTAGACATGGGCAAACCTGTCAAATATGCGCGAGCCGTCGATGTCAATAGTGCAGCCAACTGCCTGCGTTGGTATGGCGAAGCCGTGGACAAGGTTTACGACGAGATCGCACCAACGGGCAAACAAGCTCTTGCACTTATTACCCGCGAGCCGGTCGGGGTTGTTGGTGTCATCGTTCCTTGGAACTACCCGATGATCATGGCTGCATGGAAGATTGCGCCTGCATTGGCGGCAGGCAACTCAGTGGTGCTCAAGCCAAGTGAAAAGTCACCGCTGACCGCTTTGAAATTAGCAGATTTAGCACTGGAGGCTGGCATCCCTGCGGGGGTTTTCAATGTGGTGCCCGGTTTCGGACCAGAGGCTGGGTCGCCCTTGGCCTTGCATATGGATGTGGACTGCATTGCCTTCACTGGTTCAACCCGAGTAGGCAAACAGATTCATGTGATGGCGGGCCAAAGCAACCTCAAGCGCGCGTGGACGGAGCTTGGCGGTAAGTCGCCGAATATCGTTTTCGCGGATTGTCCGAATTTGGACAAAGCCGTCGAGGCAGCCGTGGGCAGTATCTTTTTCAACCAAGGCCAAAGCTGCAATGCGCCCTCGCGTTTGTATGTTGAAGCGAGTATCAAGGACCAATTTTTAGAAAAAGCGCTGAAGCTTGTTCCGCAATACAAGCCCGCAAATCCATTGCATAAAGATACGGTTATGGGCGCACTGGTAGACAAAGTGCAAATGGAAACCGTATTGCGCTATATCGAGAGTGGCAAGTCACAGGGTGCCGCGCTGATTGCTGGGGGAGAGCAAGTGATGGCCGAGTCTGGTGGCTGCTATGTTGCGCCAACTATTTTTGATGGCGTCACCGCAGGCATGACGATCGCACGGGAGGAGATTTTTGGGCCCGTGCTATCGGTACTTTCGTTCACCGATGCTGCTGATGTCGTCAAGCAAGCCAATGACAGTGTTTATGGTCTGCAAGCGGGCTTGTGGACTCGCGACATCAATAGGGCGCACGGAATTGCCAGAGCGCTGAAAGCAGGTACTGTGCATGTCAATCAGTATGACGAAGACGACATTACGGTGCCCTTCGGCGGCTTTAAGCAAAGCGGGGTAGGGCGCGACAAATCGCTACACGCTTTTGACAAGTACTCTGAGATTAAGACGACTTGGATACGGATTGACTCGCCCGTTTAG
- the gabT gene encoding 4-aminobutyrate--2-oxoglutarate transaminase — protein sequence MNANTKPASLSVAENTNAQWHARRLAATPRGVAVMGDFFIDHAKNSELWDIEGRRFIDFAGGIAVLNTGHVHPKVQAAIAAQLQRFTHSCYQVVPYAEYVSLAERINTIAPISGAKKTAFFSTGAEAVENAIKIARSYTKRSGVIAFGGAFHGRSLFAVALTGKVQPYKAGFGPFAPEIYHAPFPCHCADLDEVKHAIEQIFKCDIEPSRVAAIIFEPVQGEGGFNPIQAAAVKWLRELCDTHGILLIADEVQTGFARTGKMFAMEHYGVSPDIMTMAKSLAGGTTLSAVVGRTEIMDAPNPGGLGGTYAGNPLAIAASHAVLDVIEEEGLCARANVLGARLKVKLEAAKAKNTCIGDIRALGAMVACEMVNPATGAPDADLTKKVQQAALQRGLLLLTCGVYGNVIRFLFPLTIEDEVFEEAMAILDTVLA from the coding sequence ATGAATGCAAATACAAAACCTGCGAGCCTAAGCGTCGCCGAAAATACCAATGCCCAATGGCATGCCCGCCGCTTGGCCGCCACTCCGCGTGGTGTTGCCGTGATGGGTGATTTCTTTATCGACCACGCAAAAAACTCCGAGTTGTGGGACATTGAGGGTCGCCGCTTTATTGACTTCGCAGGTGGTATCGCAGTTCTCAACACGGGCCATGTACACCCCAAGGTGCAAGCCGCCATCGCGGCACAACTGCAACGCTTTACGCACAGTTGCTACCAAGTGGTTCCGTACGCCGAGTACGTCTCTCTGGCTGAACGCATCAATACCATAGCGCCTATTTCCGGCGCAAAGAAAACTGCGTTCTTCTCTACCGGTGCAGAAGCGGTTGAAAACGCCATCAAGATCGCGCGCTCTTACACCAAGCGCAGCGGTGTCATTGCTTTTGGCGGCGCGTTCCATGGTCGCAGCTTGTTTGCTGTGGCACTCACTGGCAAGGTGCAACCTTACAAAGCGGGCTTTGGCCCGTTTGCGCCAGAGATCTACCACGCACCTTTCCCATGCCACTGTGCTGATTTAGACGAAGTAAAGCACGCCATCGAACAAATTTTCAAGTGCGACATCGAGCCAAGCCGCGTAGCCGCCATTATTTTTGAACCGGTACAAGGGGAGGGTGGCTTTAATCCTATCCAGGCCGCAGCGGTGAAGTGGTTGCGCGAGTTGTGCGACACGCACGGCATTTTGTTGATTGCGGATGAAGTGCAAACAGGCTTCGCCCGCACCGGAAAGATGTTCGCCATGGAGCACTATGGGGTGTCTCCCGACATCATGACCATGGCCAAGAGCTTGGCCGGTGGTACCACGCTGTCAGCCGTAGTGGGGCGCACCGAGATCATGGATGCCCCCAACCCTGGCGGCTTAGGTGGTACTTACGCAGGCAACCCCTTGGCGATTGCCGCATCACATGCCGTGTTGGATGTGATTGAAGAAGAGGGCTTGTGCGCCCGGGCCAATGTGCTGGGTGCCCGCTTGAAGGTCAAGCTGGAAGCTGCCAAGGCCAAGAACACCTGTATCGGCGACATCCGCGCGCTTGGTGCCATGGTGGCCTGCGAGATGGTGAACCCTGCCACCGGTGCGCCAGATGCTGATCTCACGAAGAAGGTGCAACAAGCCGCTCTGCAACGTGGGCTGCTGCTGCTGACTTGTGGCGTGTACGGCAATGTCATTCGCTTCCTCTTCCCATTGACCATTGAGGACGAAGTGTTCGAAGAAGCCATGGCTATTTTGGATACCGTGCTGGCTTAA
- a CDS encoding type III glutamate--ammonia ligase, producing MKTTQSWIETLQTQGIHSVFTQFTDMHGVAKGKLVPLQNLDEWVHVGAGFAGPSIWGTGLPRYGSRSEYYGRVQPETLRPLPFMPGIAHAVCDGYAGGESLNTCSRQLLRKHVERLKAKGWTLWVGIEPEFFLLNKDAKGQWQAADAEDALSKPSYDFKSIHRNLGFLEDMRAALTSLGFELQQIDHEDACGQYEINYKFDDALAAADRYMLFKMTAHAIAQKHGAVFSAMAKPFANAPGSGLHFHLSITDADGRPVFADENDSLGLSDTGHRFAAGLLHHADALSALSAPTVNSYKRLASSASASGTTWSPVWKAYGDNNRTCVVRTVAGRLEWRLPDPSCNVYVAIAGALVAGLHGIESNMPVPAPCDEDLYERLAQGLPMPEQLPRDLFVALQALAKDVWLREQLGEAFCDQFLQLKRAEWDSYAQHISPWELAQYASQY from the coding sequence ATGAAAACCACCCAAAGCTGGATTGAAACACTACAAACCCAAGGTATCCACTCTGTGTTTACCCAATTCACCGATATGCATGGTGTCGCCAAAGGCAAGTTGGTGCCGCTGCAAAACTTAGACGAATGGGTCCATGTTGGCGCTGGCTTTGCGGGGCCGAGTATTTGGGGCACGGGCTTGCCACGCTACGGGAGCCGCAGCGAGTACTACGGGCGTGTACAACCAGAGACCCTACGGCCTTTACCCTTCATGCCGGGTATAGCGCATGCGGTGTGTGATGGTTATGCAGGAGGTGAGTCCCTCAACACCTGTTCGCGCCAATTGCTCCGCAAGCACGTGGAGCGTTTGAAAGCCAAAGGTTGGACCCTGTGGGTTGGTATAGAGCCGGAGTTCTTCTTGCTGAACAAAGACGCCAAAGGCCAATGGCAAGCGGCGGATGCTGAAGATGCTTTGTCTAAACCCTCGTACGACTTTAAGTCCATTCATCGCAACCTTGGGTTCTTAGAGGACATGCGTGCGGCGTTAACCTCGCTCGGCTTCGAGCTGCAGCAGATCGACCATGAAGACGCATGTGGCCAGTACGAAATCAACTATAAGTTTGATGACGCGCTGGCAGCTGCTGACCGGTACATGTTGTTCAAAATGACAGCGCATGCCATTGCCCAAAAGCATGGCGCTGTGTTTAGCGCGATGGCCAAGCCTTTTGCCAATGCCCCGGGCAGTGGTTTGCATTTTCACTTGAGCATTACGGATGCAGACGGTAGGCCTGTGTTTGCCGATGAGAACGATTCGCTAGGATTGAGCGACACTGGGCACCGTTTTGCCGCTGGACTCCTTCACCACGCAGATGCATTAAGTGCCTTGTCAGCGCCTACCGTGAACAGTTACAAGCGCTTAGCGTCCAGTGCCAGTGCGTCAGGCACAACGTGGTCGCCCGTGTGGAAAGCTTATGGGGACAATAACCGTACCTGTGTGGTGCGCACAGTGGCGGGGCGTTTGGAGTGGCGATTGCCTGATCCTTCTTGCAATGTGTACGTAGCGATTGCTGGCGCGTTGGTCGCTGGGTTGCACGGTATTGAGAGCAACATGCCTGTACCTGCGCCATGTGATGAAGATCTGTACGAGCGTCTGGCGCAAGGGTTGCCCATGCCCGAGCAGTTGCCTCGCGATTTATTTGTGGCCTTGCAGGCATTGGCTAAGGACGTGTGGCTGCGAGAGCAGCTAGGTGAGGCTTTCTGTGATCAGTTCTTACAGTTAAAGCGTGCTGAGTGGGACAGCTATGCCCAACACATCAGCCCATGGGAGTTGGCGCAATATGCAAGCCAGTACTAA
- the aceA gene encoding isocitrate lyase, whose translation MTTSTREQQIAALEHDWATNPRWKGIKRGYSAADVVRLRGSFPIEHTLARRGAEKLWNLVNTQPYVNCLGALTGGQAMQQVKAGVKAIYLSGWQVAADNNSYASMYPDQSLYPVDSVPTVVERINNTFRRADEIQHSKGIDAGDKGYIDNFAPIVADAEAGFGGVLNAFELMKAMIKAGAAGVHWEDQLASVKKCGHMGGKVLVPTAEACQKLIAARMAADVCGVPTLVIARTDAEAADLLTSDYDENDKPFLTGERTAEGFYKTKKGIDQAISRAIAYAEYADLVWCETGTPDLEFAKKFADAVHAKHPGKMLAYNCSPSFNWKKNLDDATIAKFQRELGAMGYKYQFITLAGIHSMWYNMFDLAQDYVERGMSAYVEKVQEPEFAARDRGYTFVSHQQEVGTGYFDEVTTVIQGGKSSVTALTGSTEEEQFH comes from the coding sequence ATGACGACATCTACCCGTGAACAGCAAATCGCAGCCCTTGAACACGATTGGGCCACTAACCCACGTTGGAAGGGCATCAAGCGCGGCTACAGCGCAGCCGACGTCGTCCGTTTGCGCGGCTCATTCCCTATCGAGCACACCTTGGCACGACGCGGTGCGGAAAAGCTCTGGAACTTGGTGAACACCCAGCCCTACGTTAACTGCTTGGGCGCGCTGACCGGTGGGCAAGCTATGCAGCAAGTGAAGGCAGGCGTGAAAGCCATTTACCTATCGGGTTGGCAAGTGGCTGCGGACAACAATTCCTACGCGTCCATGTACCCAGATCAGTCTCTGTACCCAGTGGACTCCGTGCCAACCGTCGTTGAGCGCATCAACAACACCTTCCGCCGTGCCGACGAAATTCAGCATTCCAAGGGCATTGACGCAGGTGACAAGGGCTACATCGATAACTTCGCACCTATCGTTGCAGATGCTGAAGCTGGTTTTGGTGGCGTACTGAACGCGTTTGAATTGATGAAGGCCATGATCAAGGCTGGTGCTGCTGGCGTGCACTGGGAAGACCAATTGGCTTCCGTCAAAAAATGCGGACACATGGGTGGAAAAGTGCTGGTGCCTACTGCTGAAGCCTGCCAAAAGCTGATCGCCGCACGTATGGCTGCTGATGTCTGTGGCGTGCCTACTTTGGTGATTGCACGTACTGATGCCGAAGCGGCTGACTTGTTGACCAGCGACTATGACGAAAACGACAAACCCTTCTTGACCGGTGAGCGCACTGCAGAAGGATTCTACAAAACCAAGAAGGGTATTGACCAAGCGATCTCCCGCGCTATCGCTTACGCCGAATACGCTGACTTGGTGTGGTGCGAAACCGGTACGCCAGATCTCGAGTTTGCTAAGAAATTTGCCGATGCGGTGCACGCAAAGCACCCCGGCAAGATGCTGGCATACAACTGCTCACCTTCGTTCAACTGGAAGAAAAACTTGGACGACGCCACCATCGCTAAGTTCCAACGCGAGTTGGGCGCCATGGGCTACAAGTACCAGTTCATTACCTTGGCTGGTATTCACTCCATGTGGTACAACATGTTCGACTTGGCGCAAGACTACGTCGAACGCGGTATGTCAGCCTATGTGGAAAAAGTGCAAGAGCCCGAATTCGCGGCACGTGACCGTGGCTACACCTTCGTTTCGCACCAGCAAGAAGTTGGGACAGGATACTTTGACGAAGTGACGACGGTGATTCAAGGTGGTAAGTCCAGTGTGACCGCACTGACGGGTTCTACCGAAGAAGAACAGTTCCACTAA
- the thrS gene encoding threonine--tRNA ligase — MVQITLPDGSQREYPGPVTVAEVAASIGSGLAKAALAGKVNGTVVDTSYLIDADSALSIITGKDADGLEVIRHSTAHLLAYAVKELFPEAQVTIGPVIEHGFFYDFSYKRPFTPEDLAAIEKKMVALASLDEPVVRRVLPRDEAVAYFKVLGEHYKAEIIESIPADQEVSLYREGKFEDLCRGPHVPSTGKLKHFKLMKVAGAYWRGDHKNEMLQRVYGTAWATKDELQQHLTMLEEAEKRDHRKLGRELDLFHIDEHSPGTVFWHPKGWTLWQGVEQYMRKVYQDNGYQEVKGPQIIDKSLWEKTGHWDKYRENMFITESEKRDYALKPMNCPGHILIYKHGIKSYRDLPLRFGEFGACHRNEPSGGLHGIMRVRAFTQDDGHIFCTEDQIQSEVVAFTTLLQKVYKDFGFTNIIYKLSTRPEKRIGTEESWDRAENALAEGLRASGCDFEYLPGEGAFYGPKIEYTLKDALGRPWQCGTIQVDPNLPERLDAEFVGEDGSRHRPIMLHRAIVGSLERFIGILIEESAGALPTWLAPVQLAVLNITDAQAEYCENVAKTLRNQGLRVNLDLRNEKITYKIREHSMQKLPYLLVIGDKEAGAGSVAVRARGGKDLGVMTLEAFSAMVHSDIASKSLVESERTDG; from the coding sequence ATGGTCCAAATTACGCTTCCGGATGGTTCTCAACGCGAATACCCAGGCCCAGTTACCGTAGCCGAAGTGGCAGCATCCATTGGTTCCGGTCTTGCAAAAGCCGCATTGGCAGGCAAAGTAAACGGCACGGTGGTGGATACCAGTTACCTGATCGATGCCGATAGCGCCTTGTCCATCATTACTGGGAAAGATGCGGACGGCCTGGAAGTCATTCGTCACTCCACAGCGCATTTGTTGGCTTACGCGGTAAAAGAGCTATTCCCCGAGGCGCAGGTGACTATCGGACCCGTGATCGAGCATGGTTTCTTTTACGACTTTTCGTACAAGCGCCCGTTCACGCCGGAAGACCTGGCTGCAATCGAGAAAAAGATGGTGGCACTGGCTTCTTTGGATGAGCCGGTGGTCAGGCGCGTTCTGCCTCGTGATGAGGCAGTTGCCTACTTTAAAGTCCTAGGCGAGCACTACAAAGCGGAAATCATCGAGAGCATTCCGGCGGACCAAGAGGTTTCGCTTTACCGCGAGGGTAAATTTGAAGATCTGTGCCGCGGCCCGCACGTACCGAGCACGGGCAAACTTAAGCACTTCAAGCTCATGAAGGTAGCAGGCGCCTATTGGCGCGGCGACCACAAAAATGAAATGCTGCAACGTGTTTATGGCACGGCATGGGCCACCAAAGACGAATTGCAGCAGCATTTGACAATGCTGGAAGAGGCAGAAAAACGTGACCATCGCAAGCTGGGGCGCGAGTTGGATCTGTTCCATATCGACGAGCACTCGCCGGGGACCGTGTTCTGGCACCCCAAGGGCTGGACCCTATGGCAGGGTGTTGAGCAGTACATGCGCAAGGTCTACCAAGACAACGGCTATCAGGAAGTCAAAGGTCCCCAGATCATTGATAAGAGCCTGTGGGAGAAGACAGGTCACTGGGACAAGTACCGCGAAAACATGTTCATCACGGAGTCGGAAAAGCGCGACTACGCGCTCAAGCCGATGAACTGCCCGGGGCACATCCTGATCTACAAGCACGGTATCAAGAGCTACCGCGACTTGCCATTACGTTTCGGAGAATTCGGCGCCTGCCACCGCAATGAGCCTTCCGGCGGCCTACACGGCATCATGCGTGTGCGCGCCTTCACGCAGGACGACGGCCACATCTTTTGTACCGAAGACCAGATCCAGTCGGAGGTGGTGGCCTTCACGACCTTGCTGCAAAAGGTCTACAAGGACTTTGGCTTTACCAACATCATCTACAAGCTCTCAACACGCCCCGAGAAGCGCATTGGCACAGAAGAAAGCTGGGACCGCGCAGAAAATGCGCTTGCTGAGGGCCTGCGTGCTTCAGGATGCGATTTTGAGTACCTGCCGGGTGAGGGTGCGTTCTACGGCCCCAAAATTGAATACACGCTCAAAGATGCCCTGGGCCGCCCTTGGCAATGCGGCACGATCCAAGTCGACCCAAACCTGCCCGAACGTCTGGATGCTGAATTTGTGGGTGAGGATGGTTCCCGTCACCGGCCCATCATGTTGCACCGCGCCATCGTCGGAAGTTTGGAACGTTTTATTGGTATCTTGATTGAAGAGAGTGCTGGCGCGCTGCCTACATGGTTGGCTCCAGTGCAACTGGCTGTGCTCAATATCACCGACGCACAAGCTGAATACTGCGAAAACGTCGCGAAAACGCTGCGAAATCAAGGGCTTAGAGTCAATTTAGACCTGCGCAATGAGAAAATAACATATAAAATACGCGAGCATTCGATGCAAAAGCTTCCGTATTTGCTGGTTATCGGCGACAAAGAGGCTGGAGCAGGTTCCGTCGCAGTTCGAGCCCGAGGCGGTAAAGACCTCGGCGTTATGACACTGGAAGCATTCTCTGCAATGGTTCACAGTGACATTGCAAGCAAGTCCCTTGTTGAGAGCGAACGTACCGACGGGTAA
- the infC gene encoding translation initiation factor IF-3, producing MATEFRDRRQREERKHRLNREIMAPEVRLTGPENEPLGVVSLMEALRMAGELDVDLVEIAATAIPPVCRLMDYGKFKYQEQKKAADAKSKQKVIEVKEIKFRPGTDDGDYNIKVRNIKRFLEDGDKCKITLRFRGREITHQEIGLALLQRMREELADLIIVEQFPKLEGRQMVMMIAPGRKKPGAAKAPVEASI from the coding sequence ATCGCTACTGAATTTCGTGACCGCCGTCAGCGCGAAGAACGTAAACACCGTCTCAACAGAGAAATTATGGCGCCAGAAGTCCGGTTAACCGGACCTGAAAACGAGCCATTGGGTGTTGTGAGTCTGATGGAGGCTCTTCGCATGGCGGGAGAGCTTGATGTTGACTTGGTCGAGATTGCCGCCACTGCGATACCTCCTGTGTGTCGTTTGATGGACTACGGAAAGTTCAAATACCAAGAGCAGAAAAAAGCTGCTGATGCTAAGTCCAAGCAAAAGGTAATCGAGGTGAAGGAGATTAAGTTCCGCCCCGGTACTGATGACGGCGACTACAACATCAAAGTTCGTAATATCAAGCGATTTTTGGAAGATGGCGATAAGTGCAAAATCACGCTGCGTTTCCGTGGACGTGAGATTACCCACCAAGAGATTGGGTTGGCGTTGCTTCAGCGCATGAGGGAAGAGCTCGCTGATTTGATCATTGTTGAGCAATTCCCCAAGCTTGAAGGCCGTCAAATGGTGATGATGATTGCGCCGGGTCGCAAGAAGCCCGGTGCCGCCAAAGCGCCTGTCGAAGCAAGCATTTAG
- the rpmI gene encoding 50S ribosomal protein L35, producing MPKMKTKSAAKKRFRVRPGGTVKRGQAFKRHILTKKTTKNKRHLRGSTAVHETNMGHMAQMLPGRGI from the coding sequence ATGCCCAAAATGAAGACCAAAAGCGCGGCGAAGAAACGCTTCCGCGTTCGTCCAGGTGGTACCGTAAAACGCGGTCAAGCCTTCAAACGTCATATCTTGACCAAGAAGACCACTAAAAATAAACGCCACTTGCGCGGTTCAACTGCTGTTCATGAGACCAATATGGGTCACATGGCGCAGATGCTCCCCGGTCGTGGTATTTAA
- the rplT gene encoding 50S ribosomal protein L20, whose amino-acid sequence MPRVKRGVTARARHKKVLALAKGFRGRRGNVFRIAKEAVMKAGQYAYRDRRTKKRVFRQLWIARINAAARQCGLTYSQFANGLKKANIEIDRKVLSDIAIHDMAAFAGIVEQVKAKLAA is encoded by the coding sequence ATGCCTCGCGTCAAACGTGGTGTAACGGCTCGCGCCCGCCATAAAAAAGTTCTGGCCCTTGCTAAGGGTTTCCGCGGTCGCCGCGGTAATGTCTTCCGTATCGCCAAAGAAGCGGTAATGAAGGCTGGGCAATATGCCTACCGTGACCGCCGTACCAAGAAACGTGTGTTCCGTCAGTTGTGGATTGCCCGTATCAACGCGGCAGCCCGTCAATGCGGTCTGACATACAGCCAGTTTGCCAATGGTCTGAAGAAAGCGAACATTGAGATCGACCGTAAGGTTTTGTCCGATATCGCTATCCATGACATGGCTGCTTTTGCTGGCATCGTGGAACAAGTGAAAGCCAAACTGGCTGCTTGA